The DNA sequence TCACAATTATAAACACTTCAACTAAATAAAGTGTCAGAATATAGCTAACAAATGGTACTTTCAATTTTTAAACTAGGGCCTTCAAATTCAGAATTAGAATTACataatttcttgaattttttccATTTTAAATCAATGCCAGTGTCAGCAAATCACTAGAAATCCTATTGAACCTCAGCTAATTTTGTAAAGTATTCCAACCCTGATTATCTGCTATCCGGAAATATTTCAATACAAACCATTTTAAAATCTCGTGATCCTGAAAGCTATAGCTCTACAACTTACAAGCAATCATGAAAAAGTATAAcaacttaatatatttttttgtcacaagatacCTAATAAATTATGTCAGTATACAATAGCCGAATCGAGGagtttcttttatttaataacataaTATCTTAAGCAAGTACTCCTAGGGCCAATCCTAGTAGCCATGAACATTACAAGATTCaacatcaaataaataattaaaagtaattacaaaaaaaaaaaaacagggtAGAATTTTAATACCTTTGCAGCGAATGACTTGACCAGCAGTGCTTGCCATCTTTCTTGCTATTGATTCACAAGTTGTAAAGTGAAACAGATGATTGAACTCTAGTATGTTTGTGTTGTATATAAAATTCTTGAGAAACTGTGAGATGAAAAACACAGGTGGCTTGATGATGTATATATACTAGCTGGGAAGTACTAACAGGTTTTGACTAAGAATCACGGGTTATATAAAACCACAGGCTCTTCGGACACAATACCAGAATCCGCACTTCCCCCCTTTTTACAACGTACGAGTATATTGGTCCCCCGTATTTCCTCGTCTCATTTTTTAGTACTACAATAGTAAGTCGGTGCTAACTTTCTGTAACCTGCaatataattgaaataatatataaataaattttgtggGGACCGAAATCAAATTTTCTGCATCgttcatcaatcatcaataaagtttgataaaatccGCGGTCTAACTAAAAAGaagattttattataaatttacggAGACACACTACAAAGTTCTATATACAAATACTTTTGTATAATTCGACGGACATACTAATTGTCTATTTTTGAGTTTTGCTGAGCTAAAATTTAATCAATGAAATATAAGAAATTTTCTTAGAAAAATTTAAAGTTTTgggaattatatttaaaatagatcACATATCATTTTTAATGATACATTTTCcttataattatatactatatataaattcaatCAAAATTACGTTAATtttatcaatcaaaaataaagaattgACGGATATTTTGAAATGgagtattaaaaatttattttgagtgttttgttttgttaaCATTTTATACATCTACTggatatttaaattcaaaattgaaGTTATTCAGTTTGCTTGAAATTGGCTTTGAAACCCGAAACATCGATTGatcaaatttaatttgaatCTAACAGTATTTAATTTTGCCGACTCATTTCGCCCTCAAAATTTAACATTCTTGCTCACTAGTTTGTTTCCAAACTATACGTGTCAGTTGATTCGAGCACTCATATTTAAGaatactaatttattttttttacaatataaGTTTATATGACTTACAAATTAgtgtttattttgatatttagtaTCTGTTTAAATACTTATTGGATGCCAAAGTCGAACCGGGTCTATCAAAACAACAGAGAATAAATTCAGCTATCGAAATGTGCTCAACtttcctattttttaatttatatggaaacaaaattatatgagtATATCGGAACACGTGCAGGCGAGGGAGAAAATGCCACGCAGCCATAGCGGAGAGGATTCGCGAAGGTTTGATGTGAATCCATGTCACGTTCCCAGCAAAGCATGTTCCTAAACCATGTACACTCATATCATAAAACCGCCCTGGTTTTAGTCCTTGgttttcttgttttgttttccCAGAAGGAAAATACTGCTTAGGAAAACTGAGTGGGTGCTGGGCCGATCAACTTATTGTCAAGATGTGACCTAAAGAGATGTATATTAATAGAACTGTAGAGAATACAGAGTCACAAGAATAGGAGGAAGGAATACAGAATAGAACTATTCGTTCTAGAACACTACTGATACTCTTTTCTATAGCTATAGAACTACATATATACAAGCTTGCTCCCGCCTTTCCTAACGATCTCAACTAACTCCAACTTCTCGTAATATAAATGCTGGATCATGACAATTGCCCTCCCTTCAGACAAAGCTTGTCCTCAAGCTTGAAATTCTGGAAATTGTTGTCTCACAAAAGAAACATCCTCCCATGATGCTTCTGTTTTGTCCAGACCTTCCCACTTGATCAGCCACTGTAACACTGTTATGTCCCCCCTAGTTATCTGCCTCCTCTGTAGTATTAATTCTGGTTTGAGAACCACTATGTCATCATTGTTGCATTCTGGAATATCTCCTGTAGTTATGGGAATAGTACCCACATGCTTCTTAAGTAATGACACATGGAATACAGGATGTATTTTTGCATGAGTGGGAAGCCTCAGCTTATAAGCCACACTTCCAATTTTCTGTGTAATCTGAAAAGGTCCATAAAACTTTGTAGCCAGCTTAAGGGAACTCCTGATTGCAACGGATTGTTGTTTATACGGCTGTAACTTCAAATAAACCCAATCTCCTATATTCAATGTCCTGTCTGTCCTTTTCAAATCTGCAAAATACTTCATCCTTTGTTGTGCTTTGTTCAGATTATCCTTTAGTACCTGCAACACTTGAGTCCTCTGCTGCAATGTATCCTGAGCAGATGGTATAATCATATCTTGTATATTCCCCATAGACAGAGGCACAGGTTTCACTCCATAAACTGCTTCATAAGGTGTGATTCCCAAGCTGGTATGAAAGGATGTATTATACCAGAATTCAGCCATAGGTAACCACTTCCTCCAGCTGTTAGGTCTCTCACTAGTGAAGCATCTGAGATAAGATTCTAGGCATTGATTTAATCTCTCCGTTTGACCATCCGATTGAGGGTGATATGCTGTACTGAAATGCAATTCAACTCCCAGCTTTTCGAATAGTGTGGACCAAAACACACTAGTAAAAATCTTATCTCTGTCGCTGACAATCGAGTTTGGCATACCATGTAGACGAAAGATGTTATCTAAAAACACATCTGCAACTTCTTTTGCTGAAAAGGGATGTTTGAGAGCAACAAAATGGCCGTACTTCGATAGTCTGTCAACCACCACCAGTACCGTATCCATACCTTCAGATAAGGGCAATTGTTCCACAAAATCCATAGAAATTTCTTTCCATGCTTGAGTAGGAACTGCTAGTGGCTGTAACAGGCCCGGATATTGGACATGTTCACTTTTACTTCGTTGGCAAATCTCACAACTCTTAATCTCTTCAATCACCTCCGCCTTCATCTTTGGCCAAAAAAATGCCAATTTAATTCTCTGCAAACAGGCAGTCTGACCTGAATGTCCTCCCAAAGCAGATGAATGTAATGTTTTGATTATCTGCTTCCTCACACCTCCACTCTTGCCTACATATATCTTGCCATTCTTCTTGAGTATTCCTTGCACATACTCAAAATCTGAATCTTCTTGAGTATCCAGTACTAACTTGCTAATAAGTTGTTGAcactcatcatcactttcataGCTTAATTCCACCTGTTGCAGCCATACAGGTTGAACCATTGATATGGCAGCTATCCTTTCCTCTGTATTTTCCAAAGTTCCAGCACTATTTCCAGCACTATTCTTTTTCTCCCCCTCCTCCAGGCACCCCTCCATGCTCCTGGACAACGAGTCAGCTGCTATATTTTCTATTCCTTTTTTGTACTGAATTTCATAGTCCATTCCAAATAACCTTGACATCCATTTGTATTGCAAATTTGTATGAAGTTGTTGTTCCAACAAATATTTCAATGCTTGATGATCCGTCCTTATTACAAAATGATTTCCCACTAGATAATGTTTCCACTTAGTTACTGCCATCACCAGAGCCAACAACTCCTTCTCGTAAACTGATAATCCAAAATTTTTACTGTTAAATGCTTTACTCAAATAAGCCAAGGGCCTGCCCATCTGCATTAGTACTGCCCCCATCCCTTTACCAGAAGCATCTGTTTCTAAAACGAAAGGTTGAGAGAAATCCGGAATGGCCAAAACTGGGGCTGTACACAATGCCTTCTTTAGTTGCTGAAATGATTCTTCTGCTTCTGCATTCCATTTGAACCCATCCTTCTTCAGTAAATTTGTCAATGGTCTGGATATCATCCCATACCCTTTGATAAATCTACGATAATATCCAGATAAACCCAAGAATCCTCTCAATTCTTTGACACCTGTTGGCGTAGGCCAAGACATAACTCCTTCAACTTTTGTTGGATCCATACTCACCCCTTCTCCAGAAACTAAATGTCCCAGATACTCCACTGAAGGTACAGCAAaagtgcatttagataattttgCAAACAGCTGATTATTCTGCAAAACTGCCAACACCTGTTCTAAGTGTTCTGTATGAGATTCCAAGGTTGGACTGTAAaccaaaatatcatcaaaaaaaacaagaacaaacTTCCTCAAAAATGGCTGAAATATCTGATTCATAAGTGATTGAAATGTAGCCGGGCATTTGTTAAGCCAAATGGCATAACAACAAATTCGAAATGGCCATGATGTGTTTGGAACGCTGTCTTCGCTGTGTCACAAGGCTTAACCAGAATTTGATGATAACCAGAGCGAAGATCAAGTTTAGAAAACACCTTGGAACCATGCAACTCATCCAAAAGCTCGTCAATATTTGGAATTGGAAACTTGTCCTTAACTGTGATTTTGTTTAGGTGCCGGTAATCTACACAGAATCTCCAAGAATTGTCTTTCTTTCGAACTAATATCACGGGTGATGCATACGGACTGTTACTCTTCCTGATAGTACCAGCATTCAACATTTCTTGCACCTGATTTTCAATCTCCGTTTTTTGTGAATGAGGATATCGGTATGGCTTCAACTTGAATGGTTTGGCCTCTGGCATTAGAGGAATTTCATGGTCTACAGACCTGGTTGGAGGTAAAGCCTGCGGAACCTCAAACACTGCTGCATAATTCTCAAGAATCTTGTTAATCATCTCTGGAACCTCAGCTTTACTCGAATCTTCCTTTCCTACTGCAGACACTACTTcatttataattcttttcttgaCCAGTTCTTGGTTGAATTCTTGCAATTTATTGCCTCTAACCAACTTGATCGACACCTTTTCCTTAACATCTCCATGTAACAACATCTGTTCATCCTCTCCTTTATCAGCCTTCAACTTAAGATACAACTCCTTGAAATCGAATAAGATTGGAGAGTATTGCTCTAACCAATCAACTCCTGCAATCATGTTCCAACCCCCTATGGTCAATATTCTGGCATCACAACAAAATTTATGTTGTTGAACCTCCCATCTTAATCTTGGAATTACTCTTTTACTGGTAACGACCCTGCCATCTGCCATTTTCACTCTTATGGTCTCTTTCTCCTCACCTTGCATACCCAACTTTTTAGCTGTTTCTGTATCTAACACTGTTACTGAACTCCCTGTATCCACCAATATCTTGATTGGTTCTTTTCCAATCCTCCCATCTAATGTAATAGTCTTCCTTACTATGCTTTCTGACAAAGCATTCAAGGACACCTCAGTTACCAACCCTTCTGTTTCCTCCTCTTCATCCAGAAATTTAGCAATTTCTTCATCCCTGGAATCTTCTACCAACATATAAGTGTACTGCTCATTCCTACACACATGTCCCTGACCAAATTTCTCTCCACACTTGTAACACAAGTGATTGTTCTTCCTATACTGGAATTCCTCCGGAGTGATTTTCTTGAAATAGTTACTAGCTGCATTTTTCTTATCCTCTCCTGTATTCTTTTTTTCCATGGTATTCTTATATCCTACTCCATTGTAATTCTTTTTACTCTCATGTTTCTTCAGTATAACTTCAATGGTTTGTTCCTGAAACTGAGCCACTTCTATAGCATGCATCAAAGTTTGTGGTTTCATTAACCTGACCATTGGTTTCAACTCAATCTTAAGGCCAGAAATAAAGCTAGAAACAAAATACCCTTCACCCAAATTTGGGTTCCTGTACAGAATCAAAGCCTTCAATTCCTCAAACTTCTCCACATATTCCATCAAATTACCAGTCTGACTTAACTTGTTAAATTCCTCTTGAAAATCTATTCCCCCAGTCTTCCCAAATCTATTCATAATAGCATCACAAAAGTCTCCCCAAGAACCCCCATCATGCATCAGTTTATAACTTTGATACCATACATCTGCTTTACCATCTAAATGCATTTCAACAATATCAAGCTTAGAAGATTCACCAACCTGATTCATCACGAAGTACTTATTGCACTTCCGTATCCAAGATCTTGGATCTTCTCCCATGAAATTAGGAATTTCCGCTCGGTATTGATGTCCACTTTGATTCTTGACTGCTTTAGTCTTATTGCCATTGCCCTCTTCTTCGTTGTTTTTCCCAGTGCTTGCCAATGGAGAACGCAAGATGGGAGATCTCTCCACCCAAATCTCCCCATCTCTGCCCACTTTCTTTTCCCAATTGTTTTTTTGTAATACTCCTGATACTTTCTGTGAGATCTTTTCCTCCATTGATGCATTATAAGCTTCGATTTTCGCATCACACCCAGATACCATCGCCATCAATTTATccattttatctatgattttgttttccaacGCAGCATTGCTCTCATTGATCTTCTTGAAACATGAATTACTGACTTCTTGAATTCGCAGATCCAAATCTCTCCATTGATCTTCAGCTGATCTAGATCGTGTACTACTTGCCATAATGCTTCTTTAAACAATTCCAATTGCCAAGAATCgttagctctgataccaaatgtcAAGATGTGACCTAAAGAGATGTATATTAATAGAACTGTAGAGAATACAGAGTCACAAGAATAGGAGGAAGGAATACAGAATAGAACTATTCGTTCTAGAACACTACTGATACTCTTTTCTATAGCTATAGAACTACATATATACAAGCTTGCTCCCGCCTTTCCTAACGATCTCAACTAACTCCAACTTCTCGTAATATAAATGCTGGATCATGACACTTATCggcttaaaaattataaaagccCACTTTGCTTAAAAGCAGTCCGTTTGGCAATTTTgcggaagctttgacatatcaAAATACACAACTGTATTTACAGTTTTACACTTATCTTTCAGGCTATTTATATCACTAATTTGACATTTAAGTCTTAAGcattttttagtttcaaaaaaaaaaaaaagtcttaaGCATTTTTAGTgatacttattttatttaagaggtATAACTATTTATTTTGGAGAAAAATTTCACTTAGATAATATTGTTTAGAATTGtttatttaatgatagtttaatattttttatctgGAAAATAAAACTTGTTTTCAGAAAAACATActctatatatttatgtatttttttagaaatgaaaatttattcatgaaaaataagataaatcaaacaaatccaaaatttattttcctttttccgACAAAACTGTTTATAAAAAGCTAAAATGTCAATGCaccaataatttattaaaaacaatcgaaattaatttaatacatAGTAGGGATGCAATCGGTCGGTATGATTCGGTTTTGACAAAAACCGAACCTGAACCGAATAGTATTTTTCAAAATCGAACCCGAACCGAATCGAAATCTGAAGTTCAAAAACCAAACCTGAAGCACCAGGTTTCAGTACGGTTCGGttcgaaccgaaacccgaaattatataaaaaatctaaaaagtaTATCTAAAATATAGATTTATAAACAAGTCtcttattcaaaaattaacatatcCTTAAATTATTACAAGCATATTAAGATATGCATGATTAAATCAGAAAttacaataatttataattaaaaaagaagCTTCATTATTTTTTGAAGTGTTAGTTAagtgttactccctctgtcccatttaattgtatacgtttcttttcaactgctcgacacgcatttcaatgctcttataaaatatagttccataacttatttttgagattttctttttctgaataaaaatataacatccaaactttaattcagaaaaagaaaattttaaaaataaattacacaactacactttacaggagcattaaagtccgtgccgcgtccccgtcccccaatgtatacaactcagggggacggagggagtattagtttagcatattaaaaataaatgtaggATAATTGTTATAcacatgaaaataaaatatcatgttttaatataaaattgtatggaatttttgttatttatttagttaaacaaaatttctgataatatttttcctttttataaatattatttaatactaGATTatgtcatattttataatagaaaGAAAAGTATTTAgtatatgtaaataaatttatatcatatttaatatttgaatacgtaatgaaaatttattaaaaaaagatagcaatataattattcttttttacatgtatattatataatggtatacgataaatttataatatcgaGTTCGGTTGGGTTTTGGCTTGGTTCGAATTCGAATCGGGTTTCGAATATTCGGGTCGGTATTGGTTCGGTTGAcctaaaaaccaaaccaataCCAAATTCAatcggtttttaaaaataaaaaccaaacccgTAACCAAACCATTCGGATCGGTTCGATCGGATATTCGTCGGTTCCCATCTCTGATACATAGaattttatttcaattaaaCATGCAACTATATAGGTAACTCAGTGGCAGACACTCCATCAGGCCACTTGGTTAAGACGATCATTCCCTGCTGTAAACATAGTTATCAATGAGCAGTGATGTATGTAAACCACAAGAATCAAACAATTCAATGAATCTGGAAATTTTATAGAAATGATTGAaatcaatactccctccgtcactaaatacttttcctgctgtttgtacttttcacgtttgccaacacacacttttgatcgttaatatctttcatttcgtagtagcattaaatataaaaacttcaccgtattaaagtactcgtgaatacgaatctaacaagatcactcatgactatatttagttttatagattatatgtaaattagtaatttgtctcatgttatgaaaaaagatacggagggagtagtactgTATCAGACTGTGCATGAATTCACCCGACAACTTTGGAAATTAAGAATAATAACACAAATATTcaagaaccaacttgtagaaACAAGTTCTACACAagaaaattattcttttatttgaaAGATGAAACTGTTTCCGGACCCAAATGATTCCTAACTTGCAACCATTGAATCTTTACATACGGATGATGCAGCGGAGTCCTTCGCCTTTCAGCATCAAATCGAAGGCCTTGTTGATTTCAGCGAATGGGACTTCATGAGTGATGAACTTCTCCAATTCAAGTTCCTGAAATAACACAACATTGATACAAAAAGTCAGGCATGATCACAATGCAGACACATAATTCGTGTATAAATGTGTGGAGCTTTACCTTGTTCATGTATTTTTCGACAACAGATGGAAGGTCCGAACGAGGTTTGTAATTCCCAAAGAAACTGCCCTTGAGAGTCCTTTCACTTAACAAATTCATAGGACTGGTCTTAAAGACAGCATCCTTGTGTGGAACTCCCACAAGAACAGCAACACCCCAGCCCTGAGATGGTAATTTGTTCAACTTAAGATTAATAAGCCTGTCACATATTTAGAATTGATCATAGATTCTTTAGAGAACTTACATCATGTACACATTCGAATGCTGAGATCATGGCATCTACATGACCCGTACACTCGATACTGCGGTCCACTCCTCCATTGGTCATTTCAACTATGACCTACACAATCACACAGATTAgagaaatttaaattaaacaaacAAGGAGAATTTAAGTGGAGGGGATTTGGAGGTAAAATTTTATATAGCAAACCTCTTGAACTGGTTTGTTGTGGTCTTTTGGGTTCACAAACTCTGTCACACCAAACTTCTTTGCTGtacattaaaattaagttaCCAAATTAGTCACTTCTTCACCACTTAAATTCATGTTTCAGAGATAATTTCATGACAGTCTGTAGTTTCTAGCTTACCAGACTCAAATCTGTTTGGATTCAGATCGACACCAATAATTCTAGAAGCCCCAGCAATTCTAGCTCCTTCTGCAGCCTGATTAAAGAAAGGGAAATGGAAATGAATTACTAAACACAACAAACAAAGGGAAACTACAGGATGAATGATCGAGAACTTACTGCAAGGCCTACAGCTCCCAGTCCAAAGACAGCCACTGTCGAACCCTTCTTAGGTTTCGCAACATTCAGAGTCGAACCCAATcctgtaaataaaaatattaaacattagTAAATTGTAATTTCCATaacatagaaaataaaatataccaTAGAAGTAAATCATTTTGCATCCATACCAGTAGAAATTCCACAGCTAAGGACACAAACTTTGTCGAGAGGAGCAAGGGGGTTGATCTTGGCAACACATCCAACATGTACGACAGTGTATTCACTAAAAGTCGATGTTCCAACAAAATGTAGGATGGGCTGGCCATTGATTGAAAATCGCGACTTTCCATCATTGAGCATAACTCCTCTGTCAGTGTTGATCCTGAGGAGATCACACATATTGCTTTCCTCTGACTTGCAATGTGCACATTCCTTGCATTCTCCGGTGAAGACAGGGAGGACATGATCACCTGGTGCCAGATCTGTCACTCCCTCTCCAACACTCTCCACAATCCTACACAACCAAGAATCACATGAATAAACACTAAACACTAAACAGAGACAATCAATACAACAGCAAAaaatatagtaattttttttagcatTGTTAACATACCCTCCTGCTTCATGACCAAGAATTCGAGGAAAAACAGGGGTCTGTCCCTGAAATATTCACATAGAAAAACaagatttaatttcaaatacactcacatctactccctccgtcccattttaactgcttttgaattttttacacgtattttaaggtgttaaaaaaatcacatctaaacataattatttttaataaaacttatatcaaataaaaatttagattctaaacttttatttgatataagaattgaatttttttattgagcgtagatattactttttatcacctcaatatacgtgttaaaaagtcaaacatcagttaaaatgggacagagggagtacattgGTTAGATAAACAGTAATTGAGCCATTTATAAGTacaaataaataacaatttaCTAGCACTTTTGACCGGCTTGTGGTGAGTTATTGGTTCTGATATGCATCTAGTTG is a window from the Daucus carota subsp. sativus chromosome 8, DH1 v3.0, whole genome shotgun sequence genome containing:
- the LOC108198371 gene encoding uncharacterized protein LOC108198371 — translated: MASSTRSRSAEDQWRDLDLRIQEVSNSCFKKINESNAALENKIIDKMDKLMAMVSGCDAKIEAYNASMEEKISQKVSGVLQKNNWEKKVGRDGEIWVERSPILRSPLASTGKNNEEEGNGNKTKAVKNQSGHQYRAEIPNFMGEDPRSWIRKCNKYFVMNQVGESSKLDIVEMHLDGKADVWYQSYKLMHDGGSWGDFCDAIMNRFGKTGGIDFQEEFNKLSQTGNLMEYVEKFEELKALILYRNPNLGEGYFVSSFISGLKIELKPMVRLMKPQTLMHAIEVAQFQEQTIEVILKKHESKKNYNGVGYKNTMEKKNTGEDKKNAASNYFKKITPEEFQYRKNNHLCYKCGEKFGQGHVCRNEQYTYMLVEDSRDEEIAKFLDEEEETEGLVTEVSLNALSESIVRKTITLDGRIGKEPIKILVDTGSSVTVLDTETAKKLGMQGEEKETIRVKMADGRVVTSKRVIPRLRWEVQQHKFCCDARILTIGGWNMIAGVDWLEQYSPILFDFKELYLKLKADKGEDEQMLLHGDVKEKVSIKLVRGNKLQEFNQELVKKRIINEVVSAVGKEDSSKAEVPEMINKILENYAAVFEVPQALPPTRSVDHEIPLMPEAKPFKLKPYRYPHSQKTEIENQVQEMLNAGTIRKSNSPYASPVILVRKKDNSWRFCVDYRHLNKITVKDKFPIPNIDELLDELHGSKVFSKLDLRSGYHQILVKPCDTAKTAFQTHHGHFEFVVMPFGLTNARLHFNHL
- the LOC108199900 gene encoding alcohol dehydrogenase 1; its protein translation is MSSTTAGQVIRCKAAVAWEAGKPLVMEEVEVAPPQKDEVRIKILFTSLCHTDIYFWEAKGQTPVFPRILGHEAGGIVESVGEGVTDLAPGDHVLPVFTGECKECAHCKSEESNMCDLLRINTDRGVMLNDGKSRFSINGQPILHFVGTSTFSEYTVVHVGCVAKINPLAPLDKVCVLSCGISTGLGSTLNVAKPKKGSTVAVFGLGAVGLAAAEGARIAGASRIIGVDLNPNRFESAKKFGVTEFVNPKDHNKPVQEVIVEMTNGGVDRSIECTGHVDAMISAFECVHDGWGVAVLVGVPHKDAVFKTSPMNLLSERTLKGSFFGNYKPRSDLPSVVEKYMNKELELEKFITHEVPFAEINKAFDLMLKGEGLRCIIRM